The Austwickia sp. genome includes a region encoding these proteins:
- a CDS encoding type II toxin-antitoxin system VapB family antitoxin, whose translation MADGTASPILGYHLWISGGGGTVSTTKTSIEIDDDALAAAAEVLGTRTKKDTVNGALREVSARLRRLRALDGLGAMADRGDFDEFVGDATAYRKHP comes from the coding sequence ATGGCCGATGGCACGGCCTCCCCGATACTTGGATATCACCTATGGATATCTGGGGGCGGTGGCACCGTGAGCACGACGAAGACGTCGATCGAGATCGATGACGATGCCCTCGCCGCGGCCGCCGAGGTGCTGGGGACCCGGACCAAGAAGGACACCGTGAACGGCGCTCTGCGCGAAGTCAGCGCCCGCCTGCGACGGCTGCGGGCCCTCGACGGGCTCGGCGCGATGGCCGATCGTGGGGATTTCGATGAGTTCGTCGGGGACGCGACGGCCTACCGCAAGCACCCGTGA
- a CDS encoding PIN domain nuclease has product MTHARYLIDTSGLFRILQREQRLAWGDHLAAGLIAVCPLVELDFCYSARTLADRLDKVRLLHEVFPWVPMADAAYQRAEEVQQLLTQHGTHRSAGAVDLLIAATAERAGLVVLADDRDFRTIAKVTGQPVAGVVGGPGPRG; this is encoded by the coding sequence GTGACCCACGCGCGCTACCTGATCGACACCTCCGGGTTGTTCCGCATCCTTCAGCGGGAGCAGCGCCTCGCGTGGGGCGACCACCTCGCCGCCGGGCTGATTGCGGTGTGCCCGCTGGTCGAGTTGGACTTCTGCTACTCCGCCCGCACGCTGGCGGATCGACTCGACAAGGTTCGCCTGCTCCACGAGGTGTTTCCGTGGGTGCCGATGGCCGACGCGGCGTACCAGCGAGCGGAGGAGGTCCAACAACTCCTTACCCAGCACGGCACCCACCGTTCGGCGGGGGCGGTGGACCTGCTCATCGCCGCGACCGCCGAGCGCGCGGGACTGGTCGTCCTCGCCGACGATCGCGACTTTCGCACCATCGCCAAGGTGACAGGCCAACCGGTGGCTGGCGTCGTGGGCGGCCCCGGCCCGCGCGGCTGA